The following proteins come from a genomic window of Denitromonas sp.:
- a CDS encoding TonB-dependent receptor, with translation MVFKHLPSAPLALALSLVAFPSLAASDAELDELRAQVRALRDSYEQRLAELESRLARQAAPAPAPVAATDGPRGFNPEVSLTLQGQYRRMKDIDERHISGFSAVAEHDDHDHGGERGFSLDHTELVLAANIDSHYRGLVNFGITDGEVEVEEAWFQTTGMGHGLTLRGGRFLSEIGYLNAQHAHAWDFADAPLMYTALFGEHANYGNDGLQLKWVLPTDLFAEVGVEIGRGASFPGTDRDVNGIGSSAIFAHLGGDVGTSHSWRAGLSYLNARAADRHSHFEDVGGEEVAGDFTGRSRTWIADAVWKWAPDGNAGVRALTLQAEVFQRREDGDLNCRGAAGSACAVAVDSDYRTRQRGWYAQAVYKFHPQWRVGLRHDRLDPGSRDYGDNNANIAREDHTPKRNSLMVDWSPSEFSRLRLQLARDQSMAGEAENQLWLQYVMSLGAHGAHRF, from the coding sequence ATGGTTTTCAAACATCTGCCGAGCGCACCGCTGGCGCTCGCCCTCAGCCTCGTCGCATTTCCGTCCCTGGCGGCCAGCGATGCCGAACTCGATGAACTGCGCGCCCAGGTGCGCGCCCTGCGTGACAGCTACGAACAACGGCTGGCCGAACTGGAGAGCCGCCTCGCCCGCCAGGCCGCCCCGGCACCTGCACCGGTCGCCGCCACCGACGGCCCGCGCGGCTTCAACCCCGAGGTCTCGCTGACCCTGCAAGGCCAGTACCGCCGCATGAAAGACATCGATGAACGCCACATCAGCGGCTTTTCGGCCGTCGCCGAGCACGACGATCACGATCATGGCGGCGAGCGGGGCTTCTCGCTCGACCACACCGAACTGGTGCTGGCCGCCAACATCGACAGCCACTACCGCGGCCTGGTGAACTTCGGCATCACCGATGGCGAAGTCGAGGTAGAAGAAGCCTGGTTCCAGACCACCGGCATGGGCCACGGCCTGACCCTGCGCGGCGGCCGCTTCCTGTCCGAGATCGGCTACCTCAACGCCCAGCATGCCCACGCCTGGGACTTTGCCGACGCGCCGTTGATGTACACCGCGCTGTTCGGCGAGCATGCCAACTACGGCAACGACGGCCTGCAGCTCAAGTGGGTGCTGCCCACCGACCTGTTTGCCGAAGTCGGTGTCGAGATCGGCCGTGGCGCCAGCTTCCCCGGCACTGACCGCGATGTGAACGGTATCGGCAGCAGTGCCATCTTCGCCCACCTCGGTGGCGACGTCGGCACCAGCCACAGCTGGCGCGCCGGGCTGTCCTACCTGAATGCGCGCGCCGCCGACCGGCACTCGCATTTCGAGGACGTCGGCGGCGAGGAGGTGGCCGGCGACTTCACCGGCCGCAGCCGCACATGGATTGCCGATGCGGTGTGGAAATGGGCGCCCGACGGCAATGCCGGTGTGCGCGCGCTGACGCTGCAGGCCGAAGTCTTTCAGCGTCGCGAAGATGGCGACTTGAACTGCCGCGGCGCGGCCGGCAGCGCCTGCGCGGTGGCTGTCGACAGCGACTACCGCACCCGCCAGCGCGGCTGGTATGCCCAGGCGGTGTACAAGTTTCACCCGCAGTGGCGCGTCGGCCTGCGCCACGACCGGCTCGATCCGGGCAGCCGCGACTACGGCGACAACAACGCCAACATCGCACGTGAAGACCACACCCCCAAGCGCAACAGCCTGATGGTGGACTGGAGCCCGAGCGAGTTCTCCCGCCTGCGCCTGCAACTGGCGCGCGACCAGTCGATGGCCGGC
- a CDS encoding DUF3299 domain-containing protein — translation MKTKFLMTLAVLGLAAVPAWFALSSTDAQAQAKPDYAVGDRLAKPAAKTTGGFRTITFDDLMPADWDPNAIFKQLDMESLQDNDPRAMEVMAKIKQAWEQAPVVPALNGQKIRMAGFLVRLEGDDKHIREFLLVPYFGACVHVPPPPANQVVHVIPDQPVPVGPDMGAVWVSGTLSLAASKTDLGDAGYRIAAVKVEPYTGD, via the coding sequence ATGAAAACGAAATTCCTGATGACACTGGCCGTGCTGGGCCTGGCCGCCGTGCCGGCGTGGTTTGCCCTCTCGAGCACCGACGCGCAAGCCCAGGCGAAGCCGGACTATGCCGTCGGCGACCGCCTGGCCAAGCCCGCCGCCAAGACCACCGGTGGTTTCCGCACCATCACCTTTGACGACCTGATGCCGGCCGACTGGGACCCCAACGCCATCTTCAAGCAGCTCGACATGGAGAGTTTGCAGGACAATGACCCGCGCGCCATGGAGGTGATGGCCAAGATCAAGCAGGCCTGGGAGCAGGCGCCGGTGGTGCCGGCGCTCAACGGCCAGAAGATCCGCATGGCCGGCTTTCTGGTGCGCCTGGAGGGCGACGACAAGCACATCCGCGAGTTCCTGCTGGTGCCCTACTTTGGCGCCTGCGTGCACGTGCCGCCGCCGCCGGCCAATCAGGTGGTGCATGTGATTCCCGATCAGCCCGTGCCGGTCGGCCCCGACATGGGCGCAGTGTGGGTCAGCGGCACGCTCAGCCTCGCCGCGTCGAAGACCGACCTGGGTGATGCGGGTTACCGCATTGCGGCGGTCAAGGTCGAGCCCTACACCGGCGACTGA
- a CDS encoding ABC transporter permease: MRLPLWHLTLASVRNRGLATMLTLVAIALSVTLLLGVERLRNDARSSFANTLSGTDLIVGARSGAVQLLLYSVFHIGDATHDVNWSRIDALRTHKDVAWLVPLSLGDSHRGFRVVGTTADFFAHVQTGNRQPLRFAAGRAFEGVFDAVVGAEVAARLGYAPGAKIVLSHGAGEFAAAEHADKPFTVTGVLARTGTPVDRSVLVGLAAIEAIHLDWQGGSRIPGVEIPAQFVAKFDLSPKRVTAALIGLERRSTVFRVQREINTADGEPLLAILPGVTLDELWRVVGVVERVLLAVSAFVVAVGLAGLVATLVSSLSARRRELAILRALGAGPGDVFVLLMTESVLLAVAGCVLGVACLWALSAGIAPWLMAEHGVQLVPRFVDQSELVWLAGVVAAALLASVIPAWRAYRYSLADGMTVRL, from the coding sequence ATGAGGCTGCCGTTGTGGCACCTGACCCTCGCCAGCGTACGCAACCGCGGTCTGGCCACGATGCTCACACTGGTGGCCATCGCGCTCAGCGTCACCCTGTTGCTGGGCGTCGAGCGTCTGCGCAATGACGCCCGCAGCAGTTTCGCCAACACCTTGTCGGGCACCGACCTGATCGTCGGCGCGCGCAGCGGCGCGGTGCAGTTGCTGCTGTACTCGGTCTTCCACATTGGCGACGCCACCCATGATGTGAACTGGTCGCGCATCGACGCGCTGCGCACGCACAAGGACGTGGCCTGGCTGGTGCCGCTGTCGCTGGGTGATTCGCACCGTGGATTCCGCGTGGTCGGCACCACGGCCGATTTCTTCGCCCATGTGCAGACCGGCAACCGCCAGCCGCTGCGCTTTGCTGCCGGGCGGGCCTTCGAGGGTGTGTTCGATGCCGTGGTGGGCGCCGAGGTGGCGGCTCGCCTGGGTTACGCGCCGGGTGCGAAGATCGTGCTCAGCCATGGCGCGGGTGAGTTTGCCGCCGCCGAGCATGCTGACAAGCCTTTCACCGTCACCGGCGTGCTGGCGCGCACCGGCACGCCGGTGGACCGCTCGGTGCTGGTCGGTCTGGCGGCGATCGAGGCCATCCACCTCGACTGGCAGGGCGGCAGCCGCATCCCGGGCGTGGAGATTCCGGCGCAGTTCGTAGCCAAGTTCGACCTTAGCCCCAAGCGCGTCACGGCCGCGCTGATCGGCCTGGAGCGGCGGTCCACGGTGTTCCGCGTGCAGCGCGAGATCAATACCGCCGACGGCGAGCCGCTGCTGGCGATTTTGCCCGGCGTGACCCTGGACGAGTTGTGGCGTGTGGTCGGCGTGGTCGAGCGCGTGCTGCTGGCGGTGTCGGCCTTCGTGGTCGCGGTCGGGCTGGCCGGCCTGGTGGCGACGCTGGTCAGCAGCCTGTCGGCGCGGCGGCGCGAGCTCGCCATCCTGCGCGCCCTGGGCGCCGGGCCGGGCGATGTGTTCGTGCTGCTGATGACCGAGAGCGTGTTGCTGGCGGTGGCCGGCTGCGTGCTGGGGGTGGCGTGCCTGTGGGCGCTCAGTGCCGGCATTGCGCCATGGCTGATGGCCGAGCATGGTGTGCAACTTGTGCCCCGTTTCGTGGATCAGAGCGAACTGGTGTGGCTGGCCGGCGTGGTGGCCGCCGCACTGCTGGCCAGTGTGATCCCCGCCTGGCGCGCCTATCGTTATTCCCTCGCGGACGGCATGACCGTGCGCCTATGA
- a CDS encoding ABC transporter ATP-binding protein, producing the protein MVAAGRTVSDAAVALRGLRFYWPGAAQACVDIAEFTLAAGERLFLHGPSGSGKTTLLSLIGGVLRADAGSLRVLGTDLVALSGPRRDRFRADHIGFIFQQFNLIPYLSAADNIALPCRFSPLRAQRAGDIGAAVARLAGHLDLPVDLLARPAAELSVGQQQRVAAARALIGAPALVVADEPTSALDAARQDAFLDLLLGECAAAGASLLFVSHDLRLAGRFDRCVALSDINAAAEATA; encoded by the coding sequence ATGGTTGCTGCCGGCCGCACGGTGAGCGATGCGGCCGTCGCGCTGCGCGGGCTGCGCTTTTACTGGCCGGGCGCGGCGCAGGCCTGTGTCGACATCGCCGAGTTCACGCTGGCGGCCGGCGAGCGCCTGTTTCTGCATGGCCCCAGCGGCAGCGGCAAGACCACGCTGTTGTCGCTGATCGGGGGCGTATTGCGTGCCGACGCCGGCTCACTGCGGGTGCTGGGCACCGACCTGGTGGCGCTGTCCGGGCCGCGGCGCGACCGCTTCCGTGCCGACCACATCGGCTTCATCTTCCAGCAATTCAACCTCATTCCTTATCTGTCGGCGGCCGACAACATCGCCCTGCCCTGCCGCTTCTCGCCGCTGCGGGCGCAGCGCGCCGGCGATATCGGCGCGGCGGTGGCGCGCCTGGCCGGGCATCTCGATTTGCCGGTCGATCTGCTGGCACGGCCGGCGGCCGAGCTGAGCGTCGGTCAGCAGCAACGTGTCGCCGCGGCACGGGCCTTGATCGGCGCCCCGGCGCTGGTGGTGGCCGACGAGCCGACCTCGGCGCTGGATGCCGCCCGGCAGGATGCCTTCCTCGATCTGCTGCTGGGCGAGTGCGCGGCGGCCGGCGCGAGCCTGCTGTTTGTCAGCCATGACCTGCGCCTGGCCGGGCGCTTCGATCGATGCGTGGCGCTGAGTGACATCAACGCCGCGGCGGAGGCCACGGCATGA
- a CDS encoding ZrgA family zinc uptake protein, producing MFAMKTRHVVGGLCLLAVPFLAAAGDAHEHGVARLSLVQEGTTITLGFESPLDSLVGFEHAPRTGAQKQALQKARAALENAATAVTLQAAAACVARAVTVEMPFGDTAHAGHDDHDTHADAEAEYVFECAQPAALGSVTVGLFKAFPRLQRIDAEAATAAGQGKAVLRPAQATWLLPAAR from the coding sequence ATGTTTGCGATGAAAACACGGCATGTTGTCGGTGGCTTGTGCCTGCTCGCCGTTCCTTTCCTGGCGGCGGCCGGCGACGCCCATGAACACGGTGTCGCGCGTCTGAGCCTGGTGCAGGAGGGTACGACGATCACGCTCGGTTTCGAGAGCCCGCTCGACAGTCTCGTCGGTTTTGAACATGCACCGCGCACCGGCGCGCAGAAGCAAGCCTTGCAAAAAGCGCGTGCCGCACTGGAGAACGCCGCCACGGCAGTGACGCTGCAGGCGGCCGCCGCTTGTGTCGCCCGTGCGGTGACGGTGGAAATGCCCTTTGGTGACACGGCCCATGCCGGGCACGACGACCATGACACGCACGCCGATGCGGAGGCGGAATATGTTTTCGAATGTGCACAGCCCGCTGCGCTGGGCTCGGTGACGGTCGGTCTGTTCAAGGCCTTCCCGCGGCTGCAGCGCATCGATGCCGAAGCGGCCACGGCCGCCGGCCAGGGCAAGGCGGTGTTGCGCCCGGCACAGGCGACATGGTTGCTGCCGGCCGCACGGTGA
- a CDS encoding Fur family transcriptional regulator: MSDHTHPSPAESLIAAQGGRITRTRVAVLDVLLAAEQSLTHDEIGAALAEQGIKHDRVTLYRTLDWLVESGVAHKMAGDDRARRFGVAASGPHEHAHFHCDRCGKVVCLEGLQPAVAVNLPGGYQLDRAELVLHGACPTCGKGA; the protein is encoded by the coding sequence ATGTCGGATCACACCCACCCCAGTCCTGCCGAATCGTTGATCGCCGCCCAAGGCGGGCGCATCACCCGCACCCGGGTGGCGGTGCTCGACGTGCTGCTCGCCGCCGAGCAATCGCTGACCCATGACGAGATCGGTGCGGCGCTGGCCGAGCAAGGCATCAAGCACGACCGCGTCACCCTCTACCGCACGCTCGACTGGCTGGTGGAGAGCGGCGTGGCGCACAAGATGGCCGGTGATGACCGCGCCCGCCGCTTTGGCGTGGCCGCGTCCGGCCCGCATGAGCACGCGCATTTCCATTGCGACCGCTGCGGCAAGGTGGTGTGCCTGGAGGGCCTGCAGCCGGCGGTGGCAGTGAATCTGCCCGGCGGCTATCAGCTCGACCGCGCCGAACTGGTGCTGCACGGCGCCTGCCCGACTTGTGGCAAGGGCGCCTAA
- a CDS encoding ABC transporter ATP-binding protein, which translates to MSAAALTLTGVSAGYGGQTTVADVSLAVPAGARVAVIGANGAGKSTLLRTIAGELPLLAGQMRRCETCARMGYLPQAATVDRRFPITVYEFVAMGAWQRMGVFRRMSPAVRQSIANALERTGLTAMSRRPIGELSGGQLQRARFARLILQDAAMLLLDEPFAGVDRPTREALMQLVDSWHAEGRTTLVVLHDVELVRQRFELCLTVDDGHAQLTPTAELLAVRPADAGAARHDFLRNALRA; encoded by the coding sequence GTGAGCGCCGCCGCCCTCACCCTCACCGGTGTCAGCGCCGGCTACGGCGGCCAGACCACCGTCGCCGATGTCTCGCTGGCGGTGCCGGCGGGCGCGCGCGTGGCGGTGATCGGCGCCAACGGCGCGGGCAAGTCCACCCTGCTGCGCACCATTGCCGGCGAGCTGCCGCTGCTGGCCGGCCAGATGCGCCGCTGCGAGACCTGCGCCCGCATGGGCTACCTGCCGCAGGCGGCGACCGTGGACCGGCGCTTCCCGATCACCGTGTATGAGTTCGTGGCCATGGGCGCCTGGCAGCGCATGGGCGTCTTCCGGCGCATGAGCCCGGCGGTGCGCCAGTCGATTGCCAATGCGCTCGAACGCACCGGCCTCACCGCCATGTCGCGACGGCCCATCGGCGAGCTCTCCGGCGGCCAGTTGCAGCGCGCCCGCTTTGCCCGGCTGATTTTGCAGGACGCGGCCATGCTGTTGCTCGACGAACCCTTTGCCGGCGTCGACCGCCCGACCCGCGAAGCGCTGATGCAGCTGGTCGACAGCTGGCACGCCGAGGGCCGCACCACGCTGGTGGTACTGCACGATGTCGAACTGGTGCGCCAGCGTTTCGAGCTATGCCTGACCGTCGACGACGGCCACGCCCAGCTCACCCCCACCGCCGAGCTGCTCGCCGTACGCCCGGCCGACGCCGGCGCGGCCCGCCATGACTTTCTGCGGAACGCCCTGCGCGCATGA
- a CDS encoding metal ABC transporter permease — protein sequence MNWLIDPFEFEFMRGALAACVALSLGAAPIGVFMLLRRMSLMGDAISHAILPGAAIGYLIAGMSLGAMTLGGIAAGVAVALAAGAVARRSALREDASLAAFYLISLAIGVLLVSLRSRNVDLLHVLFGSVLSLDADTLRLIGGIATVSLFGLALLYRPLVIECADPAFLRQAGGPGSIAHMGFLLLAVLNLVAGFHALGTLMAVGIMVLPAAGARLLSDRLDTMLALSVGFALAGSVGGLLTSYHLDVPAGPAVVMSLGLIYLTVLLASAVRPRRHWSAGEATG from the coding sequence ATGAACTGGCTGATCGACCCCTTTGAATTCGAGTTCATGCGCGGTGCGCTGGCTGCCTGCGTGGCGCTGTCGCTGGGCGCAGCGCCGATCGGCGTGTTCATGCTGCTGCGCCGGATGAGCCTGATGGGCGATGCCATTTCGCACGCCATCCTGCCCGGTGCGGCCATCGGCTACCTGATTGCCGGCATGTCGCTGGGCGCAATGACCCTCGGCGGCATTGCCGCGGGCGTAGCGGTGGCGCTGGCCGCCGGCGCCGTGGCGCGGCGCTCGGCCCTGCGCGAAGACGCCAGCCTGGCCGCCTTCTACCTGATTTCGCTGGCCATCGGCGTGCTGCTGGTATCGCTGCGCAGCCGCAATGTGGACCTGCTGCATGTGCTGTTCGGTTCGGTGCTGTCGCTCGATGCCGACACCCTGCGGCTCATTGGCGGTATTGCCACGGTGTCGCTGTTCGGTCTGGCGCTGCTGTACCGGCCGCTGGTCATCGAATGCGCCGACCCCGCCTTCCTGCGTCAGGCCGGCGGGCCGGGCAGCATCGCCCACATGGGTTTCCTGCTGCTCGCCGTGCTCAACCTCGTCGCCGGCTTTCACGCCCTCGGCACGCTGATGGCAGTCGGCATCATGGTGCTGCCGGCGGCGGGCGCCCGGCTGCTGTCTGACCGCCTCGACACAATGCTCGCGCTATCGGTGGGCTTTGCCCTGGCCGGTAGCGTGGGCGGCCTGCTGACGAGTTATCACCTGGACGTGCCGGCCGGCCCGGCGGTGGTGATGTCGCTCGGCCTGATCTACCTGACCGTGCTGCTGGCCAGCGCCGTGCGCCCGCGCCGGCACTGGTCGGCTGGAGAAGCCACCGGATGA
- a CDS encoding metal ABC transporter solute-binding protein, Zn/Mn family — protein sequence MMQRFLLAGLLCLLSATVHAGKPAVPVLATFSILADLAREVGGERVEVLSLVGPDQDAHGFDPRASDIRRLSRARLVIANGLGFDPWIQRMQAAARYKGRLITVSDGITPLSADDAHAGHDHDHADHGDDASDPHAWLDVRHAQHYVRAIAKALSEIDPAGTAYYGQRTIAYLKQLDALDAELRRRFAALPDHRRTVVTPHDAFGYFAHAYGLHFVAPAGLSNEASPSAASLATLIEQLRELKVPVVFLESFADERLIERIRTATGARRGGTLYADALASEGPASTYLGLMRHNADTLLAGLGAP from the coding sequence ATGATGCAACGTTTCCTCCTCGCAGGCCTGCTGTGCCTGCTGTCCGCCACCGTTCACGCCGGCAAGCCGGCCGTGCCGGTGCTCGCCACCTTCAGCATCCTGGCTGATCTTGCCCGCGAAGTTGGCGGTGAACGGGTCGAGGTGCTCAGTCTGGTCGGGCCCGACCAGGACGCTCATGGCTTCGACCCGCGAGCCTCGGATATCCGCCGCCTCAGCCGCGCACGGCTGGTGATCGCCAATGGCCTGGGTTTTGATCCGTGGATCCAGCGCATGCAGGCCGCGGCGCGCTACAAGGGGCGCTTGATCACCGTATCGGACGGCATCACGCCCTTGTCGGCCGACGACGCCCACGCCGGGCATGATCACGACCACGCAGACCACGGCGATGACGCCAGCGACCCGCATGCCTGGCTCGATGTGCGCCATGCCCAGCACTACGTTCGCGCCATCGCCAAGGCGCTCAGCGAGATCGATCCGGCCGGCACCGCCTATTACGGCCAGCGCACCATCGCCTACCTGAAGCAGCTCGATGCCCTCGACGCCGAGCTGCGTCGCCGCTTTGCCGCCCTGCCCGACCACCGCCGCACCGTGGTGACGCCGCATGATGCCTTCGGCTATTTTGCCCACGCCTACGGCCTGCATTTCGTTGCCCCGGCCGGTCTGTCGAACGAAGCCTCGCCCTCGGCAGCCAGCCTGGCGACGCTGATCGAGCAGCTGCGTGAACTGAAGGTGCCGGTGGTGTTTCTGGAGTCGTTTGCCGACGAGCGCCTGATCGAACGCATCCGCACGGCGACCGGTGCCCGCCGCGGCGGGACGCTGTATGCCGACGCGCTGGCCAGCGAGGGCCCGGCCAGCACGTATCTGGGCCTGATGCGCCACAACGCCGACACCCTGCTCGCCGGCCTCGGCGCGCCATAA
- a CDS encoding potassium channel family protein: MYLTGFFRRLWRAAPRALPAHAHRSRQLDRIRRRIVFAGVVLLGMVLIGTIGFLVIGGAGTSWSDALYMTLITLSTVGYDEVVPIIGVWPRLFTGVISLVGFGAVTFMFTTLSVFFLEGDLDETLRRRRMEKQIGKLKNHYLICGFGRVGRNIAEELDATHRHYVAIDIDTDCLVAARERQPGLLYLDGDASDDEVLLAGDIGRAAGVFAVTDDDGRNMMIALTAKQLNPAVRVVARCMEVRNSPKLRKAGADVVISPDFTGGLRLASAMLRPGVLNFMDDLARSETAHRLEDIPLPAAFAPTTVGSLDLPGFDVVLLGVREHGRFHFNPGLDFALVPGQVLVVMCAPEARKALERAIQRQ; the protein is encoded by the coding sequence GTGTATCTGACCGGTTTCTTCCGGCGCCTGTGGCGTGCCGCGCCACGCGCACTGCCGGCCCATGCCCACCGCAGTCGTCAGCTCGACCGCATCCGCCGGCGCATTGTGTTTGCCGGTGTGGTGTTGCTGGGCATGGTGCTGATCGGCACCATCGGTTTCCTCGTCATCGGTGGCGCCGGCACGAGCTGGTCGGATGCGCTCTACATGACGCTGATCACGCTATCGACCGTCGGTTATGACGAGGTGGTGCCCATCATCGGCGTCTGGCCACGCTTGTTCACCGGCGTGATCTCGCTGGTCGGCTTCGGTGCCGTCACCTTCATGTTCACCACCTTGTCGGTGTTCTTTCTCGAAGGCGACCTGGACGAAACGCTGCGGAGACGACGCATGGAAAAGCAGATTGGCAAACTCAAGAACCACTACCTGATCTGCGGTTTCGGGCGCGTTGGGCGCAATATCGCCGAAGAACTCGACGCCACGCATCGGCACTATGTGGCCATCGATATCGACACCGACTGCCTGGTCGCGGCGCGCGAGCGGCAGCCCGGGCTGCTCTACCTGGACGGCGATGCCAGCGACGACGAGGTGCTGCTCGCCGGTGATATCGGTCGTGCCGCGGGGGTGTTCGCGGTGACCGACGACGACGGCCGCAACATGATGATCGCGCTCACTGCCAAGCAGCTCAATCCGGCTGTGCGCGTGGTGGCGCGCTGCATGGAGGTGCGCAACAGCCCCAAGCTGCGCAAGGCCGGCGCCGACGTGGTGATTTCACCGGATTTCACCGGTGGCCTGCGCCTGGCCTCGGCCATGCTGCGGCCGGGGGTGCTCAACTTCATGGACGACCTGGCCCGCTCGGAGACCGCCCACCGGCTGGAGGACATTCCGCTGCCGGCCGCGTTTGCGCCCACCACGGTCGGTTCGCTGGATCTGCCCGGTTTCGATGTGGTGTTGCTGGGCGTGCGCGAGCACGGCCGCTTCCACTTCAATCCGGGGCTGGATTTCGCGCTGGTGCCGGGGCAGGTGCTGGTGGTGATGTGCGCGCCCGAGGCGCGCAAGGCGCTGGAGCGGGCGATCCAGCGCCAGTAA
- a CDS encoding VanZ family protein — MRPSVLRLFFWAALAAVLVLSLAPVPAGHMVFSWQDKLEHALAFLALGVLGGLAWPGRTGRLAAGLLAYGALIELAQSMTTHRMGDPWDWLADAAGVGLAMALWRARRAR; from the coding sequence ATGAGGCCGTCCGTCCTGCGTCTGTTCTTCTGGGCGGCGCTGGCGGCGGTGCTGGTGCTCTCGCTGGCGCCGGTGCCGGCCGGGCACATGGTGTTTTCCTGGCAGGACAAGCTCGAGCATGCGCTGGCCTTCCTGGCGCTCGGCGTGCTCGGCGGCCTGGCCTGGCCGGGCCGAACGGGGCGGCTGGCAGCCGGTCTGCTGGCCTATGGTGCGCTGATCGAGCTGGCCCAGTCGATGACGACGCACCGCATGGGCGACCCCTGGGACTGGCTTGCGGACGCCGCCGGCGTGGGGCTGGCGATGGCGTTGTGGCGCGCCCGCCGAGCTCGCTGA
- a CDS encoding recombination-associated protein RdgC, giving the protein MWFRNLQLYRLPVRWDMRIDQLEDQLARRRFMPCGSQDPESRGWLSPVGGDGPLVHAVGGQWLIALGIEHRLLPSSVVKQEAEERAARIELEQGFKPGRKQMKDLRDEVTREFMPRAFTRRTKVYAWIDPQDGWLAVDVASVSRAEDILEALRQSLDAFPLTLVRTETSPVAAMSDWLAGGDVPGNFTIDMDCELKSVTEDKAAVRYVRHSLDGDEIKTHLQEGKLPTKLALTWNDRVSFLLTDKGEIKRLQFLDVVQEEASAGSEDAAELFDAHFALMTGELRQLIPAVIGILGGELATPAV; this is encoded by the coding sequence ATGTGGTTCCGTAACCTGCAGTTGTATCGCCTGCCGGTGCGCTGGGATATGCGCATCGACCAACTCGAAGACCAGCTCGCGCGCCGCCGCTTCATGCCCTGCGGCTCGCAAGACCCCGAATCGCGCGGCTGGCTGTCGCCGGTCGGCGGCGATGGCCCGCTGGTGCATGCCGTGGGTGGCCAGTGGCTGATCGCGCTGGGCATCGAACACCGCCTGCTGCCCTCGTCGGTGGTCAAGCAGGAGGCCGAGGAGCGCGCCGCGCGCATCGAGCTGGAACAAGGCTTCAAGCCCGGCCGCAAGCAGATGAAGGACTTGCGCGACGAAGTCACCCGTGAGTTCATGCCGCGCGCCTTTACCCGCCGCACCAAGGTCTATGCCTGGATCGACCCGCAGGACGGCTGGCTGGCCGTCGACGTGGCCAGCGTGAGCCGCGCCGAGGACATCCTCGAAGCGCTGCGCCAGAGCCTCGACGCCTTCCCGCTGACCCTGGTGCGTACCGAGACCTCGCCGGTCGCCGCGATGAGCGACTGGCTGGCCGGCGGCGACGTGCCGGGCAACTTCACCATCGACATGGACTGCGAGCTCAAGTCGGTGACCGAAGACAAGGCCGCAGTGCGCTATGTGCGCCACAGCCTCGATGGCGACGAGATCAAGACCCATCTGCAGGAAGGCAAGCTGCCGACCAAGCTGGCGCTGACCTGGAACGACCGGGTGTCCTTCCTGCTCACCGACAAGGGCGAGATCAAGCGCCTGCAGTTCCTCGACGTGGTGCAGGAAGAAGCCAGCGCCGGCAGCGAGGATGCGGCCGAGCTGTTCGATGCGCACTTTGCGCTGATGACCGGCGAACTGCGCCAGCTCATCCCCGCCGTGATCGGTATCCTGGGCGGCGAACTGGCCACGCCGGCGGTCTGA
- a CDS encoding SRPBCC family protein produces the protein MEFEHLVEVNNLDDPAIPNLTREEVWFGLLCRAEDPRPFLPGLDSCEVLTRSETALTRCLSFGKVQIHDAVRWQAMDWICFESAATAEHPGGRLTITVEQPEPAGPALFLRFAYRTTLSETVGDDAKYVEYVRSAYHQSDVDTVRVVRMIAESTRTE, from the coding sequence TTGGAGTTCGAACATCTGGTCGAGGTCAACAACCTCGACGATCCCGCCATCCCGAATCTGACCCGCGAAGAAGTGTGGTTCGGCCTGCTGTGCCGTGCCGAGGACCCGCGCCCCTTCCTGCCCGGGCTGGATAGCTGCGAGGTGCTCACCCGCAGCGAGACCGCGCTGACGCGTTGCCTGAGTTTCGGCAAGGTGCAGATCCACGATGCGGTGCGCTGGCAGGCGATGGACTGGATCTGTTTCGAATCCGCCGCCACGGCCGAGCACCCCGGCGGACGGCTGACCATCACCGTCGAACAACCCGAACCGGCGGGCCCGGCGCTGTTCCTGCGCTTTGCCTACCGCACCACCCTGTCGGAAACCGTCGGCGACGACGCCAAGTACGTCGAGTATGTGCGCTCCGCCTATCACCAGTCCGACGTGGACACGGTGCGGGTGGTGCGCATGATCGCCGAATCGACCCGTACCGAATAG